The following coding sequences lie in one Methylotuvimicrobium alcaliphilum 20Z genomic window:
- a CDS encoding class I SAM-dependent methyltransferase yields MMNKLEISPEHQHYNHRLLQRILEPELMEDPKQVQAYAQADFSEPNDHFMQHLNALVGVSGFDGYALDLGCGPGDISCRFAKIYPSALVDALDGSKAMLDYAESIMPSELSARVRFIHGKLPTVSLSRSRYDLIFSNSLLHHLPEPQALWHFIKRYAGNGTRIAIMDLFRPQSDRQAIEIVEKYAAKEPEILQHDFYHSLLAAFTPEEIEEQLREAGLNFEVERISDRHVFISGTIIFK; encoded by the coding sequence ATGATGAATAAACTCGAAATAAGCCCAGAGCATCAGCATTATAACCACCGATTATTGCAGCGAATACTTGAGCCTGAATTGATGGAAGATCCCAAACAGGTGCAAGCCTATGCGCAAGCCGATTTTTCGGAGCCCAATGATCATTTTATGCAACATTTGAACGCCTTGGTTGGCGTTAGTGGTTTCGATGGTTATGCATTGGATTTGGGCTGCGGTCCGGGCGATATCAGTTGCCGTTTTGCAAAGATTTACCCATCGGCTCTGGTCGATGCCTTGGACGGGTCGAAAGCGATGCTTGACTATGCCGAATCAATTATGCCGAGTGAGTTGAGCGCGCGCGTTCGTTTTATTCACGGTAAATTACCAACGGTTTCATTGTCTCGAAGCCGTTATGATTTGATTTTTAGCAATAGTCTGTTACACCATTTGCCGGAACCGCAAGCCTTGTGGCACTTTATCAAGCGCTACGCCGGCAATGGAACCAGGATTGCCATTATGGATTTATTCCGACCTCAAAGCGATCGGCAAGCCATAGAAATTGTTGAAAAATATGCCGCTAAGGAGCCCGAAATTTTACAACACGATTTTTATCATTCGTTATTGGCGGCATTTACCCCTGAAGAAATCGAGGAACAATTGCGCGAAGCCGGCCTAAATTTCGAAGTCGAACGTATTAGTGACCGGCATGTTTTTATTTCGGGAACTATTATTTTCAAATAA
- a CDS encoding 1-aminocyclopropane-1-carboxylate deaminase/D-cysteine desulfhydrase: MHPKLISLENQFARSILTKVSAPCLDRRQVELWIKRDDLLHPIVSGNKWRKLKYILNHALSQGAIKIVSMGGAYSNHLHALAYVGHRLGIQTEGFIRGEPQSNPTLSDLRRWGMRLQFVSREDYRNLRQYKHWNSLPGIDTNAYWLPEGGAVDLALQGVAELVSEIDIQYDVVCCPCGTGTTLAGIIEAVRPDVRVIGFSALKGGSFLKRDVEALLTQPRENWDIVTDYHFGGFARTKPELIEFIEQFLYETSVLLEPIYTGKMFYGIYDLIEKGFFPAGRRIVAIHTGGLQGNRGFA; this comes from the coding sequence ATGCACCCTAAACTTATCTCACTCGAAAATCAATTTGCACGTTCGATTTTAACAAAGGTTTCAGCCCCGTGTCTGGACAGAAGGCAGGTCGAGTTATGGATTAAACGCGATGACTTGTTGCATCCTATCGTATCCGGCAACAAATGGCGTAAACTTAAATACATACTCAACCATGCCTTGTCGCAAGGTGCGATTAAAATCGTCAGCATGGGCGGCGCCTATTCGAATCATTTACATGCCTTGGCCTATGTCGGACATCGGCTCGGTATTCAAACGGAAGGTTTTATTCGCGGCGAGCCGCAGTCGAATCCAACCTTAAGCGATTTGCGGCGCTGGGGAATGCGTCTGCAATTTGTATCGCGTGAAGACTATCGCAATCTCAGGCAATACAAACATTGGAATAGTTTGCCGGGAATCGATACCAACGCTTATTGGCTGCCGGAGGGGGGGGCGGTCGATTTGGCTTTGCAAGGCGTGGCCGAGCTGGTTTCGGAAATCGATATTCAATACGATGTCGTTTGTTGTCCTTGCGGAACCGGAACAACCTTGGCGGGCATTATCGAAGCGGTTCGGCCCGATGTTCGAGTCATCGGTTTCTCGGCGCTGAAAGGCGGCTCTTTTTTGAAGCGTGATGTAGAGGCGCTGTTGACTCAGCCCCGGGAGAATTGGGATATCGTCACCGATTATCATTTCGGCGGTTTTGCGCGAACCAAGCCTGAATTAATCGAATTTATCGAGCAATTTTTATACGAGACCTCGGTGCTACTGGAACCGATTTATACCGGAAAAATGTTTTACGGGATCTACGACCTAATCGAGAAAGGCTTCTTTCCTGCCGGTCGACGAATTGTCGCCATACATACCGGCGGCCTACAAGGCAACAGAGGTTTTGCTTAG
- a CDS encoding SOS response-associated peptidase codes for MCGRFNLIATSDTIIEHFRLKRLPKYRTDFNIPPGQKILNIVQLEDGSNKSVYLHWGLIPSWSKDTKIANRLINARAETLADKPSFRSAYSKRRCLIPATGFYEWQQTETGKQPYHVHFPDNRLFAFAGLWEHWENSNETIYSCTIITCPALAPVSDIHERMPVIINLENYGDWLNKQTLEIDVLAFDQTFSYQQMELTPISQHVNNPVHNDEACIQPIQIAH; via the coding sequence ATGTGCGGACGGTTTAATTTAATCGCGACGAGCGACACGATCATCGAACATTTCCGATTGAAGCGTTTGCCGAAATACCGGACCGACTTTAATATTCCGCCGGGCCAAAAAATACTCAACATCGTGCAGTTGGAAGACGGCAGCAACAAAAGCGTCTATTTGCATTGGGGCTTGATACCGTCCTGGAGCAAAGACACAAAAATCGCCAACCGCTTAATCAATGCCAGAGCCGAGACCTTGGCCGACAAACCCTCGTTCAGATCCGCTTATTCTAAACGCCGTTGCCTGATTCCCGCTACCGGCTTTTACGAATGGCAACAAACCGAAACCGGCAAACAACCTTATCATGTGCATTTTCCAGATAATCGGCTCTTCGCGTTCGCAGGGTTATGGGAGCATTGGGAAAACAGCAACGAAACCATCTATTCCTGCACGATCATTACCTGCCCGGCCTTAGCACCGGTTTCAGACATTCATGAACGTATGCCGGTTATTATCAACCTTGAAAATTATGGCGATTGGTTGAATAAACAAACACTCGAAATCGACGTGCTCGCATTCGATCAAACCTTTTCTTATCAACAAATGGAATTGACGCCGATTAGCCAGCATGTCAATAATCCGGTTCATAACGATGAAGCTTGCATTCAACCGATTCAAATAGCGCATTGA